The Synechocystis sp. PCC 6714 genome includes the window GACGGGCCGTAAAGCCCTGAAAGTTGATTAATTCCGCTTTGGGGTAACGGGTTGCCAAAAATTCACTGTTGCTGGTGCCGGCTAAAACGCCAATTCTTTCCCCCTGTAAATCTCCATTGCCATCAAATTGCCCCAGGCGATCGCCGGGAATTAAAAATTGGGTTCCGGTGACAAAAAAGGGTAGGGAAAAGGTAATGGGAAGTTCCAGATCATGGCGGATGGTATTGGGACCACATTCCACCACCACCACATTCTCTGCCACGAGATTATAGCGATTGAACAAACTAGATTGATAAAATTTTACCAACAAGGGTTGACCCCCCAGGGTGGCGGAAACTTCTGCTTGCAACGCTTGGATGAAATCAACACAGATGCCAGTCCACTGGTTGGCGGGGCCATCTCGGAAACCAAAGGGCACGGAGTCCTCCCGAATGGCCGCCCGGAGTAGTCCAGTGGTTCGGATGGATTCGAGCACTGTTTCAGCCTGGGTTATGGGCATCCATGAATTCTGTAAAGTCCAAGCCAATAGGGGAGCTAGGATACGGGCAATGGCAGACTGTTTTTTTGAACCGGGGCAGCTGAAGTTGGGATTGCTCATTGCCAGTTATCTAAAAGATCTTTAAACAAGGCTTCTTCAATCCAGGTTTTTAAAACCACCGTCAGGGGTAGGGCTAGGATCAGCCCCAGTAGTCCGAATACACTGGCAAAAAAAAGTTGGGCAATCAGGGTGACAGCGGGCAGAAGGGAAACCTGCTTCGCCATGACAATGGGGGTAAGCCAGTAGCTTTCTATGTTCTGGATGAGGAAGTAGAGAATCAACACTGCGATGATTTTCCAGGGGGCATCCAACACAGCAATCATCAGGGGGAAAACAACGCTGGCGGCGGGGCCAATGTTGGGAATAAAGTTCAAAATTCCTGCCATTAGGGCATGGACTAACACTAATTTAATCTGCAGAATCCACAGACCGATGCCGCTGAGACTGGCGATAAAAATGGAGTTAATGACAATGCCTGTGAGCCAATTGCCCAGGGAAGATTCCGACTGGGTCAAAATTTCATCGGCCCGGCGGCGGTAAAAGGAAGGAAATAGTTTCAGTACTCCCCGGCGGTAGGCTTGGGGAGAAAACAGCATCATCACGGCGATCGCCAGGATGAAAAGTATTTGCAGAACAGCGGTGACAGAGTTGGAAAAAAAGCTAATTAGGGAACTAAAGGCATTGGCCCCCAGCGCCGAAATGGAGTCCGGTAAATCATCAATGGAAAAGGCTTGGCTGAAAAATTCCAGTTCCACCCGATCTTGCCAGCCCTCGACAAATTTCTGCAGGCGATCGCCAACCTTAGGAAGAGAACTGAGCAAAACCTGGAGCTGTTCCCAAAAAGGGGGAATGACCAAAAGCAGAAACAACGCCACCGCCACAGTGACTGTGACCAGAGTAATGGTCAGGGCCAAAGATCTGTTGATGCCCCAGGTTTGTAATTGTTTAACGGAACGATTCAGAGCCGTGGTCAGCACCATAGCCAGGAAAAGCAGTAGCAGGAGTTGGCGGATTTCCCAAGCCACATAGACCGCCATCACCAAACAAGCTAAACCCAACCACTGACTTAGTTTCATTACACTTGCTAGCTCTTGTTACCCAATGGGGGCGGGCATGCATCTTTCCCACAGATAGCTTGATGTGGAACCGGAACAAGCAGGGAGAAGAGGTTGGCCCAGGGACCTAGGGTTGAAAATTGACAATGCGGGCAAAACTCTCGGGTTCTAAGCTCGCTCCCCCCACCAGAGCTCCGTCAATTTCCGGTTGGGCCATAATTTCGTCCACATTATTGGCATTAACCGAACCCCCATACTGGATGGTGACCTGGGAATTGCTTAATTGTTCCCGGATTAGGCCAATCACCCGGTTCGCCTCCGTTGCCGCACAGGTATCCCCTGTGCCAATGGCCCAAATGGGCTCGTAGGCAATGACAAGGTTAGATTGGTCCACATTCACCAAGCCTTTTTTAACCTGGTCAATAATCACCTGCTCCGTTGCTCCGGCATCCCGCTGGGCCTTGCTTTCCCCCACACAGAGGATGGGGATTAAACCCGCCTTTTGGGCCGCCAGCACCCGCAAATTCGCCGTTTCGTCCGTTTCACCAAAATATTGCCGCCGTTCACTGTGGCCGATGACTACGTAATGAATGCCAATTTCCACCAACATAGCCGCCGAAATTTCGCCAGTGTAGGCTCCACTGGTTTGCCAATGGACGTTTTGTGCCCCCAAGCGAACCCGCCCCCCATGGAGTTGTTGGGACATGGCGCTCAAATCGGTGAAAGGAACACACAACACCACTTCACGGCTTTCCGCCGCATCTTCGATTAAAGGCTTAAACTCCTGCAAAAACGCTTGGGCCTCCGCCTGCGTCTTATGCATTTTCCAGTTGCCCGCAATGATAATTTTTCGCACGATTCCAATCTTTAACTTATGAAGGTCACAACAAAATTTGCCAACCCCCAGTTTACGTTGTCCGGGGTCGTCACCATTAATCAGCTCCCAACTAACCTGGTAAGGCCTGGATCTGTGCCACTATTACCTTCAATCTAGCCCCGTTGAGAAGATAAACTAGAACCAGTCCTGGCTACTGGTGGAAAAGATCATGAGTGAACAAAGACCATTTTCAGCCTTGACCGGCTTTGCCCTGGCCGCTTTGGTGGTGGCTCTGGCCGGTACGGGTTTTGCTCTTTGGACGGGCTTCAATCTTTCCCAAAGTCCCCCTGCCGTCACGGTGGATCCCCATAGGCCCGATGTTGCCATCCCTGGGCAGGCACAAGTTTATTGGCTCGGTAATGGCAAAGATGATACGGCGATCGCCTTTGTGCCCCAAAATATTCCCCCCAATGGTGACCCACCGGAAGTGCAGACGGAGCGGGCTCTCAAAACCCTGTTAGCCGCATCCGGCAGTGACATTTCTGCCATTCCCACCAACACCACCATGCTAAGCCTGGACAAAGGTTCTAATGGTATCAACCTAAACCTGTCAACGGAATTCACCGCAGGGGGGGGGAGCCAGAGCATGATCGCTAGGCTGGGGCAAATTATTTACACCGCCACCAGTACGGACCCCAGTCTTCCAGTTTGGTTATCCGTGGAGGGAGAACCCCTGACGGTACTAGGGGGAGAAGGGCTAATGGTGGAACAGCCCATTACCCGCAAGCAGTTTGACGCGGATTTTATGGCCCCTGATCGTTGACAATTGGAGTCATGGTCTGCTCATCTATGGTGAGGACAGTTAGAACCATTGCGGTTCTAGCCGATAAAACGTCCTTGTTCAATTAGATTCAGGCTGAAGCCTAGCAATCCGGACACCCTGTCTTTGAAAGCCAAACGCTCTGCAATGTCCTCCCCCCCAGAACTTGGTAATGCGTCTTCTGTCCCATTGCAATTTTTGCTGTTCATTGACGATCGCCCCAGCTCCCAGGACAGTGTGCAAGAAATTAGTCAATGCCTAGGCACCCTGGTGGATGGCCACAGTTACGACCTACAGATTCTGCAGATCAGTAAACATCCCCATTTAGTGGAACATTTCCGTTTGGTGGCTACCCCGTCCCTGATCAAACTGCAACCCGAACCCCGGCAGGTGTTGGCCGGCAGTAATATTATTCAACAATTGCAGAAATGGTGGCCCCGCTGGCAACAGGAACTCCAAGTGAATCTAGGGCCAGAGGAGACCGAGCAATCCCCCAGTTGTCCCCGGGAAATTTCTTCCGTAGGTTATTCCGGCGAACTGATGAAAATGTCGGACGAGCTTTTTCTGCTCAAAAAGGACAAGGAAGAATTGCTCGAACAAATCAGTTTTAAGGATCAAATTTTGGCCATGTTGGCCCACGATTTACGTAGTCCCCTCACCGCCGCCTCCATTGCTGTCGATACGTTGGAACTGTTGCAACATAAGCCCGTCGAAGAACAGAAACCAGCCCTGAGAAGTCAGCTATTACAACAGGCCCGCAAGCAGTTCAAAATTATGGACCGCTTGATTGAGGATATTCTGCAGGCATCGAAGAATCTCAATTCCCAGTTTCAGGTGCATGGCCGTCCCCTGGCGATCGCCGATCTTTGTCAAGAAATTTTAGAACTGTACCAAGTAAAATTTAGCAAAAAAAACCTCACCATTACCTACGATATTCCCAAGGATTTACCCAATGTTTTTGCCGATGAGGAGTTAATCCGCCAGGTGATTGCTAATTTGTTGGACAATGCCATTAAATACACCCCCTCCAATGGTCTGATCACAGTGGGAGCTCTCCACCGGACCACCCAGAAAGTCCAGGTGAGCATCACCGACAATGGCCCCGGCATTCCCAATTCCAAACAGGAAAGTATTTTTGAGGGGCACTTTCGCCTACAACGGGACGAACAAACCGATGGCTATGGTTTAGGTTTATCCCTCTGTCGCAAAATTATCCAAGCCCATTATGGTCAAATTTGGGTGGACAGTCGTCCAAAACAAGGCAGTTCTTTCCATTTTACGTTGCCCGTTTACCGTTAACTTTTCCCCATCTGTGAACCTTATTGTTCGCCCATAATTTTTCCTACCTTGTCAGCTTCGCTCAAAAATATTAACTATCTCACCTCTTTTTTTAACCAATGCGTCACTCTCTTTTTGCCTGCCTAACGTCGGTACCCAACTTCACTCGCGGTTTAGGAGTTGCCATTGCTAGTGTTTCCTTCGGAGTTGGCCTAACCATGGCCGCTGGAGCCGAAACCTGTGTGCCCATTGCTTTGGTGGGGGGTGAAGGTAATAGCGTTACTAAAACCGTTGCCGCTCCGACCATTCCCGCAGGACCGTTGGGCATGTTGGGCATTAACATCACCCGCAACAATTGGAACACTGATTGGGCAGTCCCGGGAGGAACGGTGTTTAAAAGGTTTGTTATGACGGTGACTTCCAATGAGACAAATCCTTTTGATATTCGGATGTTTCTCAAATATAGTGACCAAACAGCGGCGGAAGTTTTTAATCAATCAAGCTTTGTGTTTAAGCCCAATACTCCCCTAGAAATCATTGGCAATGTCACCCCAGAAGAGCAACCCTACCAAGTCAATCTTTTTGTTAATGGGTTGGATTCCCTGGGCAGAACCTACACCGCTACCCTGGTGGGATGCCGTTAAAATTCTCCCAGACCAACTCCCATCAAAGCTTAAATTTAGTCCCTTTGATTCCCTCCACCACCACAATCCCCGCTCGCCCCAGCAACTCCTTCCAGCGAGCATTTTCCACCTTGGGTTGGCCTAGAGCCACTAATACACCAGGGTTAGCTCAGATTTCTGGTTTACCCTCCACGGGATACTAGAACAGATCTCTCGCCACAAAAACATCAGGATTATCGGCAAAAAGATATTCCAAGCTTTCTTTTAATAGAACAATTTAACTAAATTGTTTGGTGTTGTCAGCCATGCGTTGTCCATCACTATCGGGATAAACAATTTGCCGATCTAAGGCTATGGTGATAGTGGTGGTCTCCAGCAGCTAGGCACTGACCTTTAGTTGAACTGATGACTTTTCAACATTATTTTAGAACCTCTTTGAAAAGCCCCCCTGGCCCCCAATTCTGGAGAGAAAGTCTTCAAAGTCCCCCAAACTTGCCGGAGCTTAGGGAGGAGATTCAGGGGGCAGAATAACTTTTAAAACATTATCTGGGGGGAATTCTTCAACCCTGAAACAAACTACAGCAAAATAGTTAAACTTGTTACCTTTTCCCCGGGAGAAATCTGAAATTTGAGCGAAACTTAATAGATTCA containing:
- a CDS encoding amino acid ABC transporter substrate-binding protein, whose amino-acid sequence is MSNPNFSCPGSKKQSAIARILAPLLAWTLQNSWMPITQAETVLESIRTTGLLRAAIREDSVPFGFRDGPANQWTGICVDFIQALQAEVSATLGGQPLLVKFYQSSLFNRYNLVAENVVVVECGPNTIRHDLELPITFSLPFFVTGTQFLIPGDRLGQFDGNGDLQGERIGVLAGTSNSEFLATRYPKAELINFQGFTARRLGVEALMQGRIDAFASDGILLFGEALLLEIPLGRDYRLYPPYPLDCQGYGLILPSDQPEWENLVNRVVSSPNSRNIYRRWLGPLFPALERVENHCRARESQALTTVPTGDEIPSEKEP
- a CDS encoding AI-2E family transporter, with the protein product MKLSQWLGLACLVMAVYVAWEIRQLLLLLFLAMVLTTALNRSVKQLQTWGINRSLALTITLVTVTVAVALFLLLVIPPFWEQLQVLLSSLPKVGDRLQKFVEGWQDRVELEFFSQAFSIDDLPDSISALGANAFSSLISFFSNSVTAVLQILFILAIAVMMLFSPQAYRRGVLKLFPSFYRRRADEILTQSESSLGNWLTGIVINSIFIASLSGIGLWILQIKLVLVHALMAGILNFIPNIGPAASVVFPLMIAVLDAPWKIIAVLILYFLIQNIESYWLTPIVMAKQVSLLPAVTLIAQLFFASVFGLLGLILALPLTVVLKTWIEEALFKDLLDNWQ
- the tpiA gene encoding triose-phosphate isomerase; translated protein: MRKIIIAGNWKMHKTQAEAQAFLQEFKPLIEDAAESREVVLCVPFTDLSAMSQQLHGGRVRLGAQNVHWQTSGAYTGEISAAMLVEIGIHYVVIGHSERRQYFGETDETANLRVLAAQKAGLIPILCVGESKAQRDAGATEQVIIDQVKKGLVNVDQSNLVIAYEPIWAIGTGDTCAATEANRVIGLIREQLSNSQVTIQYGGSVNANNVDEIMAQPEIDGALVGGASLEPESFARIVNFQP
- a CDS encoding GerMN domain-containing protein codes for the protein MSEQRPFSALTGFALAALVVALAGTGFALWTGFNLSQSPPAVTVDPHRPDVAIPGQAQVYWLGNGKDDTAIAFVPQNIPPNGDPPEVQTERALKTLLAASGSDISAIPTNTTMLSLDKGSNGINLNLSTEFTAGGGSQSMIARLGQIIYTATSTDPSLPVWLSVEGEPLTVLGGEGLMVEQPITRKQFDADFMAPDR
- a CDS encoding histidine kinase, translated to MSSPPELGNASSVPLQFLLFIDDRPSSQDSVQEISQCLGTLVDGHSYDLQILQISKHPHLVEHFRLVATPSLIKLQPEPRQVLAGSNIIQQLQKWWPRWQQELQVNLGPEETEQSPSCPREISSVGYSGELMKMSDELFLLKKDKEELLEQISFKDQILAMLAHDLRSPLTAASIAVDTLELLQHKPVEEQKPALRSQLLQQARKQFKIMDRLIEDILQASKNLNSQFQVHGRPLAIADLCQEILELYQVKFSKKNLTITYDIPKDLPNVFADEELIRQVIANLLDNAIKYTPSNGLITVGALHRTTQKVQVSITDNGPGIPNSKQESIFEGHFRLQRDEQTDGYGLGLSLCRKIIQAHYGQIWVDSRPKQGSSFHFTLPVYR